GCACATGGCTCAGGCAAAGAAGTACGGCATCGAGGGCATCGACCTAGTTTGCGTAAATTTATATCCATTTAAAGAGACTACGATTAGGACTGATGACTTTGCCGAGATCATCGAAAATATCGACATCGGCGGCCCAGCCATGGTAAGAAGCGCTGCTAAAAACTTTAAAGACGTGTTTATCGTTACAAGCGTGCTTGACTACGATGAAATTTTAAAGCGCCTAAGAGAGAAAAGCGATGATTATGAGTTTAGAAGATCGCTGATGATAAAGGCGTTCGAGCATACAGCGGCTTATGATAGCATGATCGCAAACTATATGAATGATAGGTTTAATGGCGGTTTTGGTGATGCTAGATTTATCGTGGGAAGCAAGGTTTTTGACACTAGATACGGCGAAAATCCACACCAAAAAGGCGCGCTTTATGAGTTTGATTATTTCTTCACAAACAACTTTAGAGCTCTTAAAGGCGAGGCAAGTTTCAATAATATGACCGATATAAATGGCGCCTTAATGCTTGCAACTAGCTTTGATGACGCTCCAGCAGTGGCCATTATCAAGCACGCCAATCCTTGCGGCTTTGCAGTAAAAGATACATTGCTTGAGAGCTACGAGGCCGCACTTAAATGCGATCCGATCTCAGCATATGGCGGCGTGGTAGCAATAAACGGTACACTTGATGAAAAGCTAGCTAAAAAGATAAATGAAATTTACGTTGAAGTAATCATCGCTGCAAATGTCGATGATGCCGCGCTTAAAGTATTTGAGAGTAAAAAACGCATCAAAATTTTCACTCAGGATAATAAATTTTTAGTGCGTGCAAATGATAAATTTGACTTTAAGCACATCGATGGTGGCTTTGTATTTCAAGAAAGAGACTTTGTAAAAGACGAAGAGCTTGAAAATATGAAGCAAATGAGCAAGAAATTTGCAACTGGCAGCGAGCTAAAAGACGCTCAGATAGCGTGGAAAGTGGCTGCGCTAACGAAGAGCAACTGCGTGGTTTATGTAAAAGATGGCGCGATGGTGGCTATCGGCATGGGTATGACTAGCCGTGTGGACGCTGCTCGTGCGGCCGTAGCGAAGGCAAAAGAGCTTGAGATCGACCTAAATGGCTGCGTGCTTGCAAGCGAGGCGTTCTTTCCGTTTAGAGACAGCATCGACATCGCCAGCAAAGTGGGCGTAAAATGCGTCATCGAGCCAGGCGGCAGCATAAGAGATGATGAGGTGATAGAGGCTGCCGATGAGCACGGCATGTCGCTATATTTCACTGGTGTTAGACACTTTTTACATTAAAATTTAGGGGCGCTTTGCCCCTTACTTCACACTTTATAACTTTAAATTTTATATAATCCTTCAAAAAAGGAGTTCTCATGAAAAAGATGTTAAATTTTCTCTTGGTTTTGGCGGTATTTTTGGGTGTAAATTTGATGGCAAAAGATGAGTTTTTAAAGGAACAGACGATGGCAGGGCAAAATTTGAAAGAAATTTATTTAGCAGGTGGCTGCTTTTGGGGCATGCAGGGATATTTTAAAAAGATACTT
This window of the Campylobacter concisus genome carries:
- the purH gene encoding bifunctional phosphoribosylaminoimidazolecarboxamide formyltransferase/IMP cyclohydrolase, with product MRALLSVSDKEGIVEFAKGLEELGWQILSTGGTYKLLKAEGVKATEVSEFTASPEMFEGRVKTLHPKIHGGILHKRDDATHMAQAKKYGIEGIDLVCVNLYPFKETTIRTDDFAEIIENIDIGGPAMVRSAAKNFKDVFIVTSVLDYDEILKRLREKSDDYEFRRSLMIKAFEHTAAYDSMIANYMNDRFNGGFGDARFIVGSKVFDTRYGENPHQKGALYEFDYFFTNNFRALKGEASFNNMTDINGALMLATSFDDAPAVAIIKHANPCGFAVKDTLLESYEAALKCDPISAYGGVVAINGTLDEKLAKKINEIYVEVIIAANVDDAALKVFESKKRIKIFTQDNKFLVRANDKFDFKHIDGGFVFQERDFVKDEELENMKQMSKKFATGSELKDAQIAWKVAALTKSNCVVYVKDGAMVAIGMGMTSRVDAARAAVAKAKELEIDLNGCVLASEAFFPFRDSIDIASKVGVKCVIEPGGSIRDDEVIEAADEHGMSLYFTGVRHFLH